The Funiculus sociatus GB2-C1 genome includes the window AGGCGCTGTGGCAGTTTTTGCTTGAGGAAGCTGGATGGTCACCAGACCAGTGTTTGCTGTTAACCGATACCTCGCCGCCGATTGGCGATCGCTCAGCGTATCCTACGAGGGAAAACTTGCTGGACTGGATTGATGAATGGTGCCAAAGTCCAATAAGTGCTGATGATTCGCTTTGGTTGTTTTTCAGTGGCTATGGTGTAACGCTGGATGGAGAGGATTACTTGATGCCTAGTGAGGGTAATCCAGCGGAAATTGCTGAAACTGGAATATCCGTGCGATCGCTTTTTGCCTCTCTCAAAGAGTCCCGGTCTGAAAATATCTTGGTGTTGCTAGATATGAATCGCTCTCAAGGCGGTCAATCTGGTGCTAATGTGGGGACGCAGACTGTGGAATTGGCTAAAGAGATGGGCATTGCCACAGTGCTTTCCTGCCAACTTGACCAGTTTTCGCACGAAACTTCCTCTCTGGGTCACGGATTGTTTACAGCAGTGCTGCTGGAAGGACTGCGCTCTAGCCAAGGCAAGACATTCGAGAGCCTGGTAAGTTATCTGCGATCGCGTCTGCCAGAGTTGAGCCAACACCACTGGAAACCCGTTCAGTCACCCTTGATTGTGATGCCCTCCTTGGCTAGTCACCATCAGCTACCAACCCTGCCAGAACATGTTAGGAATTGGAATGGAGCAATAGCTTCTGATACGGTTCCAGCAGCTATTTATAACTCTGGTAGAGATAACGTCAAAGACAAAATAACTCGTCAGGAGGCTGCTCCTGATCGGGCAAGTTACAATAACGCACCAACGGCAGCCTCCTTTAGGAAGATGCCGAGTTCTACACCACCAGAAACAAACTTAAGCCGCGCTGCTCTTGTCCCCGTCACAGGTGGAAACACTACAGAGGTAGCAGATGAGACCCCAGGTTGGCTAAGTTGGCTTTTATTGGGCGGCGGTGCTGCACTGCTAGTGGCATTGATAGGGGGAGTGGTTCTCCGTAACCAAGCAGCATTTATGGGTCAGCAGGCACTGCTGACGCCAACAGATACCAATACTGTGGGTTCCATACCTCAAACTGTGAAGTTACAGTCGGCTCCTTATGGTTCTGAATCGCAGACTAAAACAGTAAGTCAAGAAACTCAACAACAGGCTAATCAAGCGGTGTTGGACAAGGCAAGAACTTTGATTGTACCGAATCAAGCTTCTCAGTTTAGTCAGGCGATCGCAGTTGCCCAACAAATTAAACCGGACGAACCGCTATACCAACAAGCGCAGGATGACATAGCACGCTGGAGTGGGGTAATTCTAGATTTAGCTGAGGGACGGGCAAAACAGGGGCAGTTTGATAAAGCGATCACTACGGCGCAACTGGTTCCCCAAGATAATCAGTCGATTTACAATCAGACTCAGCAAGCGATGGCTTCCTGGCGGGAAAAGGCACAGGTGCAGCGGACGAACAACATAATCATCCAGGGAGCTAAAGGATTGATTAAGCCCGGACAGGCTTCTTCTTACAATCTTGCCATCCGCGCCGCCCGCAAAGTACCGCCGAATCAGCCTGGCTTTGCTGAAGCTCAGCAGTTAATTTCCCAGTGGAGTCAAACAATTTATCAAACAGCTCAGTCTCGCGCATCTCAGGGTAGGCTTGATGATGCTATTCAGACGGCGGCCTTAGTTCCGGAAAATACACCAGCTTATACGCCAGCTCAAAAGGCAATTGTGCAGTGGAAAAAGAAGGCAGCCGGAACAAAGTAAAAGCCTTTACCATCCTTGCATTGCCACTAAATCAATACAAAGTTGATTGATAGGCTCTCTATCTACACTTCTCGGTAGGCTAGATTTAGCGTAAGCTTCATCGAGTCCTTTGTAGAGGGCATTAGCGATCGCCATCACTTCTTCATAGCTAAATTCGCCACTTTTAATAGCCAGCAATTCCTGTACATCACCTGTCTCTCGGCGATCCACGATCAATTTTTGTGTCTCTAAAATTTCGATTCCTGTTCTTAATAATCGGATAGCCTGCATAGCAAATTTAGAGTCATACCCTACTTTCGCTTCCATTACTGCTCGTTATGGATTACGATTTTTCTTCTATTGTTGATAGTTTTCATACTCTCTACGGCATTCTGATACTGCTGGCTTTTTTGCAATAGTTTAATAAAATCTGGCGAACTATTGCTAAGTTGGCGCGTATATTCTAACGTTTCTTCTGGTAACGTGTATTGCTTCAATATTCCCTTGAAATCAATATACCGCAGTCAGTAAATTATAAAGCTGCTGCGCTTCTTCTAAAAACTGAATCCTATCTCTAATCAACAGGTATAAATATTCTAAAAAGGAATTAATTTCCCCCACACTTAGCGGTTGATTTCGCTCCAATTCAAAATCTTCTGGCTCAGGTTTTCTTGTAGGTGGTTCCAGTAACCAGCGGCGGTGAGACTCTAATTTTTTGATTTGGGCATAACCGTATCCTGCATATGTATGTTTCACGTTTTTCGAGAGGAACATCTGCTTATACTCTTTCAATATTTTGCCGATTTGAGTTATATGAACGTAGTCTTTAAACCACAAAAGCTCTAGAATATTGGGGTTGTTGTCAGCAGATAGTTCTAAAAACTTTTTTAGCTCATAAATGCTAGTATCTTTGGTAAGATACGTAAAATTTCCTGGTTCTTCTGCCCAACCTTTGTCCTTTTGTTCTATTTGCGAAAAGCCCAAATAATACGGTTTGGTGGCGATAAAAATGCCGCGATAGTCATAATCAGAGGTTTCAGTTGATAATCCGTAACCTCTGGAACCAGTTAAGGCAATAATAATAGTTCTATTTTCAACTTCTTGACGATTCATAGATTAATTACCCCTGGCTGATTGTTAGTAATTATTGGAGACATCTTGTATGCGCTACGCCTAGTAAGGAAAATTGGTCGTGGTTGCATTGGTTTTGAGCAGGGATTGCGATCGCGCTAACCTGTTGAGCGTCGCTTCCATCACAGCTGTAGTTTGACCGGAAACAGTAAACACCAGCGCCTCGCGGTAGACTCGCTGCGCTGCATGGCGGCTGTAGTTTGCAGCACCACTGGAAACGGTTACAGCAGCATGGGCGCATCGCACTGCTATGTCAATTGCCCAAACTCGAATTTGCAAACGTTCTGTAAAAGGCTCAGGGGGATGCCTGATAGCAGTTCTACAGTCGTTAAGTTCCCGATCGAGGGCTGCTAAAGCTTCGGTAATAAAGGCATTTTGCTTGGATTGGGAGGCACTTTCCAAGATATCAAGGCCTGCTCTGGCGCATCCCAAAGCAAAAAATCCCTGGTAGAGGACATTCTTTTTGTCGTTTTCGTGTATCCAACCCGCAGGCTTGACAGAAACGATATGCGATCGCATCAAAAACCAACTTTTTAACGTTGCGGTGACAGTGTTGGTTGAAGTCATTGCTGCTAGTTCCATTGGCTTACTGAATGTTATTGAACCTCCAGATTCCTGATACATTTCCGCAAAAGGCAAAACGCCGAATACAGCACCACCATCGGGGAGTGTTGCAGCAACAATAAACTCTTGAAATAAATTCCAACCTGTTACCCAAGGCACTTGTCCATCTAACAGATATCCCCCTTCGACTTGCAAAGCTTTCACAGTTGCTTCGCCCTGACGACGCAGTTGCGAGAATCCGACACCCACTAGAATCTCACCGTTGCTCATGCGGGGAAGATACTCTTGTTTTAGGGAAGAGTTTTCACTGGCGACGAACATCCCAGCAGCACTTTGATGTTGAGTTTGTAAGAACGCCAAAGCCCCAGAATATCTTGCTACTAGCTCTTGGAAAGTCCGAAAAGTCTCTTCACTAATTTCCGCACCTCCCCACTGTTCGGGAACTCGCAACGCCAATAAGGAACGTTCGCCGAGTCCTTTTAATGCCTCTCGTAGTGCTTCCGGGTTGCTATCAATTTCTGCGGCTAATGGTGCAACTGATTTGTGCAGGTAAAACTCAGCAATGTCTAGAAGGTGTGGCTGTTTATCCATGCTTATAAGTTAGCAATGTGCCTACTTCGTCCACAATAATCTCAGGCGACTTTTAAAGCCACCACGTTCGGCGCGTCGTCTTTCTTGTTCTGCAATAATTGAAGAAGTATTTATCTGATATTCTGTACATAATGTATCAATGACTTCGTAGAGATCAGCTAGTTCTTTCACTAAGTCTTGAGGAGTGGCAATAGCTGCTTCTTGCGCTTCTTCGATAAGTTTATTTCGTAAAGCCTGAAGGTACTCTGTCTGTGACATCACCTCGACTTCGCACTGCTTCCCTGCTTGGTGGATAATTTCGGGAATACGGTCTCGCACTAGCTTATTGTACTCTTGACGCATACAGGGTAATGATAATTATGAAAAAAATCTTACTAGGAAAATATCTTACTCTAGATTATTTTTGCACTTGTACTCAGACTTATCAAAAATACGCCACGCAAATCAATCCTTTCCCTCAAAATAGTGAACAAACGCTTCCTGCACTGCAAAAATTAAATGAATTTATTTTAAATCCGATTATTGATTTTTTCGGTATTGATAATTTTCAGTTAACGTATGGTTTTTGCTCTA containing:
- a CDS encoding caspase family protein; translation: MANHSCVAIGINQYQFFQPLSYAQADAQALWQFLLEEAGWSPDQCLLLTDTSPPIGDRSAYPTRENLLDWIDEWCQSPISADDSLWLFFSGYGVTLDGEDYLMPSEGNPAEIAETGISVRSLFASLKESRSENILVLLDMNRSQGGQSGANVGTQTVELAKEMGIATVLSCQLDQFSHETSSLGHGLFTAVLLEGLRSSQGKTFESLVSYLRSRLPELSQHHWKPVQSPLIVMPSLASHHQLPTLPEHVRNWNGAIASDTVPAAIYNSGRDNVKDKITRQEAAPDRASYNNAPTAASFRKMPSSTPPETNLSRAALVPVTGGNTTEVADETPGWLSWLLLGGGAALLVALIGGVVLRNQAAFMGQQALLTPTDTNTVGSIPQTVKLQSAPYGSESQTKTVSQETQQQANQAVLDKARTLIVPNQASQFSQAIAVAQQIKPDEPLYQQAQDDIARWSGVILDLAEGRAKQGQFDKAITTAQLVPQDNQSIYNQTQQAMASWREKAQVQRTNNIIIQGAKGLIKPGQASSYNLAIRAARKVPPNQPGFAEAQQLISQWSQTIYQTAQSRASQGRLDDAIQTAALVPENTPAYTPAQKAIVQWKKKAAGTK
- a CDS encoding acyl-CoA dehydrogenase family protein is translated as MDKQPHLLDIAEFYLHKSVAPLAAEIDSNPEALREALKGLGERSLLALRVPEQWGGAEISEETFRTFQELVARYSGALAFLQTQHQSAAGMFVASENSSLKQEYLPRMSNGEILVGVGFSQLRRQGEATVKALQVEGGYLLDGQVPWVTGWNLFQEFIVAATLPDGGAVFGVLPFAEMYQESGGSITFSKPMELAAMTSTNTVTATLKSWFLMRSHIVSVKPAGWIHENDKKNVLYQGFFALGCARAGLDILESASQSKQNAFITEALAALDRELNDCRTAIRHPPEPFTERLQIRVWAIDIAVRCAHAAVTVSSGAANYSRHAAQRVYREALVFTVSGQTTAVMEATLNRLARSQSLLKTNATTTNFPY
- a CDS encoding nucleoside triphosphate pyrophosphohydrolase — protein: MRQEYNKLVRDRIPEIIHQAGKQCEVEVMSQTEYLQALRNKLIEEAQEAAIATPQDLVKELADLYEVIDTLCTEYQINTSSIIAEQERRRAERGGFKSRLRLLWTK